The Pyrus communis chromosome 9, drPyrComm1.1, whole genome shotgun sequence genome has a segment encoding these proteins:
- the LOC137744173 gene encoding zinc finger protein 8-like, with protein MDKVERETQDFMNVESFSQLPFIRPAPPLNKEKGIRLFGIEFGTDTATDDSESLDYTNASEDTKRNNINTNTTANNNNNNKNNNNENGSESSRRFECHYCCRNFPTSQALGGHQNAHKRERQHAKREHLQSAMVHAGGLSHDAHHVYGLLNYTRLGSSALHHPSTNYPPWNITNSSSSITSAHHHQQHPHARFYGSSGGTYGTQSAPINGSPLALWRIPAVQGANPSFNRDRSMNLISGGEEMMMSGVGSGSSGGHQGRYLYDSSMASVQDHVSLDLHL; from the coding sequence ATGGACAAGGTTGAGAGAGAGACTCAGGATTTCATGAACGTAGAGTCATTCTCTCAGCTACCCTTCATCCGCCCAGCCCCTCCACTCAACAAAGAAAAGGGCATTCGGCTCTTCGGCATAGAATTTGGCACCGACACCGCCACTGACGACTCGGAGTCCCTTGATTACACCAATGCGTCGGAAGACACAAAAAGGAACAACATCAACACCAACACCACcgccaacaacaacaacaacaacaaaaataataacaacGAAAACGGAAGTGAGAGCAGCCGGAGATTCGAATGCCATTACTGCTGCCGAAACTTCCCAACCTCCCAAGCCCTTGGGGGACACCAGAACGCGCACAAGAGAGAGCGCCAGCACGCAAAACGCGAGCACCTCCAGTCGGCCATGGTGCATGCCGGAGGCCTATCTCATGACGCACACCACGTGTACGGCTTGCTGAACTACACAAGACTTGGCTCCTCAGCTCTTCATCATCCCAGTACTAATTATCCACCATGGAATATTACTAACTCTAGCTCTAGTATAACTAGTGCTCATCATCATCAGCAGCATCCTCACGCTAGGTTTTATGGAAGCTCTGGTGGTACGTATGGCACACAATCTGCTCCAATAAATGGGAGCCCCTTGGCCTTGTGGCGGATCCCAGCCGTTCAAGGTGCTAACCCTAGTTTCAATCGTGACCGTTCAATGAATTTGATCTCCGGCGGGGAGGAAATGATGATGTCCGGGGTCGGTAGTGGGTCGTCCGGTGGTCATCAAGGGCGGTACCTGTATGACTCGTCGATGGCTAGTGTGCAAGATCATGTGAGTTTGGACCTTCATTTGTAA